A DNA window from Burkholderia sp. HI2500 contains the following coding sequences:
- a CDS encoding Dabb family protein, with protein sequence MIRHVVMWNVAGAAEPERAVARTIVKTAFESLRGRIPGMMHLEVGADFSAADYACDLILVADFESREALDAYATHPEHARVRDALTGLRISRHQVDYATE encoded by the coding sequence ATGATCCGCCACGTCGTGATGTGGAACGTCGCCGGCGCGGCCGAACCCGAGCGCGCGGTGGCACGCACCATCGTCAAGACCGCCTTCGAAAGCCTGCGCGGCCGGATTCCGGGCATGATGCACCTCGAAGTCGGCGCGGATTTCAGCGCGGCCGACTACGCGTGCGACCTGATTCTCGTCGCCGATTTCGAATCGCGCGAAGCACTCGACGCATACGCGACGCATCCCGAACACGCACGCGTACGCGACGCACTGACGGGCCTGCGCATCTCGCGCCATCAGGTCGACTACGCAACGGAGTAA
- a CDS encoding intradiol ring-cleavage dioxygenase, with translation MRNLNEDTITQAVIASLGGCRDERLRTVMTSLVQHLHSFARETKLTEAEWQAAIGFLTAVGHITDDKRQEFILLSDVLGLSTLVTAQNHAKPAGCTEATVFGPFYVEGSRDFGMFDDIANGACGEPCFVSGHVRGIDGLPIAHASLEVWQADEDGHYDVQLPADDGSVTHRARGRLRTDTDGRYAFRSILAEPYPIPHDGPVGAMLDALGRHPWRPAHLHFMIEARGYETLITHVFRDGDRYLDSDAVFGVRSTLVADWIRHAPGIAPDGSRMDTPFYTLDYDFVLNPAERAA, from the coding sequence ATGCGCAATCTCAACGAAGACACCATCACACAGGCCGTGATCGCGTCGCTGGGCGGCTGTCGCGACGAGCGGTTGCGCACGGTGATGACCAGCCTCGTCCAGCACCTGCACTCGTTTGCACGGGAGACGAAGCTCACCGAGGCCGAATGGCAAGCCGCGATCGGCTTCCTGACGGCCGTGGGCCACATCACCGACGACAAGCGCCAGGAGTTCATCCTGCTGTCCGACGTGCTCGGGCTGTCGACCCTCGTCACCGCGCAGAATCACGCGAAGCCGGCCGGCTGCACGGAGGCGACCGTGTTCGGCCCGTTCTACGTCGAAGGCAGCCGCGATTTCGGGATGTTCGACGACATCGCGAACGGCGCCTGCGGCGAGCCGTGCTTCGTGTCGGGCCACGTGCGCGGCATCGACGGCCTGCCGATCGCGCACGCGTCGCTGGAAGTCTGGCAAGCCGACGAGGACGGGCACTACGACGTGCAGCTTCCGGCCGACGACGGCTCGGTCACGCACCGCGCGCGCGGCCGGCTGCGCACGGATACCGACGGCCGCTACGCATTCCGCTCGATCCTCGCGGAGCCGTATCCGATTCCGCACGACGGCCCCGTCGGCGCGATGCTCGACGCGCTCGGCCGTCATCCGTGGCGGCCCGCGCACCTGCACTTCATGATCGAGGCGCGCGGCTACGAAACGCTGATTACGCACGTGTTCCGCGACGGCGACCGCTATCTCGACTCCGATGCGGTGTTCGGCGTACGGTCGACGCTCGTCGCCGACTGGATCCGGCACGCGCCCGGCATCGCGCCGGACGGCTCGCGCATGGACACGCCGTTCTACACGCTCGATTACGACTTCGTGCTCAATCCCGCGGAGCGCGCCGCATGA
- a CDS encoding LysR family transcriptional regulator, which translates to MDKWTQIEFFVQVAELGSLSKAAERLGMSSAAASRCLNALEERLGARLVERTTRRLWLTDAGHEYHRRCVAILMELSEADAAVNEASVNPAGTLRVTASVSFASIYIAPALPEFHRRYPNLNVQIVAANRYPDFIEAGIDVAIRTREHEADSGITVRKLAETRRVLAASPGYLAKHGAPATPDALCDHRLLVYNLANDPYVLHFRHGAKKQSVTIKSVLDANEGQVIRAAALAGLGILIQPLYIIHDDIVAGKLVPVLTDWQLPALTVNIAYQSRRHQPAKIRVFTEFLIERVERLGLARKWKEVGR; encoded by the coding sequence ATGGACAAGTGGACGCAGATCGAATTTTTCGTGCAGGTCGCCGAGCTGGGCAGCCTGTCGAAGGCCGCCGAGCGGCTCGGGATGTCGAGCGCGGCGGCGAGCCGCTGCCTGAACGCGCTGGAGGAGCGGCTGGGGGCGCGGCTCGTCGAGCGCACCACGCGGCGCCTGTGGCTGACCGATGCCGGGCATGAATACCACCGGCGTTGTGTGGCAATCCTGATGGAACTGTCGGAGGCCGATGCGGCAGTCAACGAAGCGAGCGTCAACCCGGCCGGCACGCTGCGCGTGACCGCGTCGGTATCGTTCGCGTCGATCTATATCGCGCCCGCGTTGCCCGAGTTCCATCGGCGCTACCCCAACCTGAACGTGCAGATCGTCGCGGCGAACCGCTATCCGGATTTCATCGAGGCCGGCATCGACGTGGCGATCCGCACGCGCGAGCATGAAGCGGATTCGGGCATCACGGTGCGCAAGCTCGCCGAGACGCGGCGCGTGCTGGCCGCGTCGCCCGGGTATCTGGCGAAGCACGGCGCGCCGGCGACGCCCGATGCGCTGTGCGACCACCGGCTGCTGGTGTACAACCTCGCGAACGATCCGTACGTCCTGCATTTCCGCCACGGCGCGAAGAAGCAGTCGGTCACGATCAAGAGCGTGCTCGATGCTAACGAAGGGCAGGTGATCCGCGCGGCGGCGCTTGCCGGGCTCGGCATCCTGATCCAGCCGCTCTACATCATTCACGACGATATCGTCGCGGGGAAGCTGGTGCCGGTGCTCACCGACTGGCAACTGCCGGCGCTCACCGTCAACATCGCGTACCAGAGCCGCCGTCACCAGCCGGCGAAGATCCGCGTGTTCACCGAGTTCCTGATCGAGCGCGTCGAACGCCTCGGGCTCGCGCGCAAATGGAAGGAAGTCGGCCGTTGA
- a CDS encoding TonB-dependent receptor: MATSGALAAEAAAPAPDERHALPAINVSAPSAPADPLTQPLETGSRLGLASLDTPASVETVTADTIDARGDRTVLDAVTRTAGFSSAMAPGTGGTALSVRGFSGQESVMTLLDGVRLMPAAGTITFPFDTWSVERIEVLRGPASMLYGEGAIGGVVNVVPKRPQRTRETTLQVGVGLDGAKRAAFDTTGALGPKLSYRFHASDARANGLAERADTHTTAVGGALKFDVSPTLTLTLDFDYGRQMPAAYYGVPAPNGVLDPSLRKLNYNVADASISYYDQWTRLSATYRPTAGVTIDNQLYYLTSNRHWRNAESYALDAATGRVTRGDYLDIGHHQRQIGDRLSARFDGTLFGRANRFVVGTEFSQITFSGTNNSPYGGESMVPAHGFDPGVFTSPDPTVPQFSTRARQAAVFAENRLEVLPRLAWVSGLRYDHIAFSREQAATGAGFDKRFANVGWRTGFVFEVAPTLSAYAQYTTGAEGLGSLVTLSASQAGYRLATGEQWEAGVKQTLLDGRAYWTFAVYDITKRNLLSTDPFNPARRQQVGRQSSRGLELTGGARLPHGWTVDANVALLRARYDAFNQKVGSATVSHAGNTPANVPRQTANLWLGWAFAERWQANAGVRYVGATYGDDANRVQVPSYTVFDASLRWQPTSRTELALILRNLANRTYAVTTSNAGEQWLLGPSRSAELVATMRF; encoded by the coding sequence ATGGCGACCTCCGGCGCGTTGGCCGCCGAAGCGGCCGCACCCGCACCGGACGAACGGCATGCGCTGCCGGCGATCAACGTCAGCGCGCCATCCGCACCGGCCGACCCGCTGACGCAACCGCTCGAAACCGGCTCGCGGCTCGGGCTCGCGAGCCTCGACACGCCCGCGAGCGTCGAGACGGTCACGGCCGACACGATCGACGCGCGCGGCGATCGCACGGTGCTCGACGCGGTGACGCGCACCGCGGGGTTCTCCAGCGCGATGGCGCCCGGCACCGGCGGCACCGCATTGAGCGTGCGCGGCTTCAGCGGGCAGGAATCGGTGATGACGCTGCTCGACGGCGTGCGGCTGATGCCGGCCGCCGGCACGATCACGTTCCCGTTCGATACGTGGTCGGTCGAGCGCATCGAGGTGCTGCGCGGCCCGGCGTCGATGCTGTACGGCGAAGGGGCGATCGGCGGCGTCGTGAACGTGGTGCCGAAACGGCCGCAGCGCACGCGCGAGACGACGCTGCAGGTCGGGGTCGGCCTGGATGGTGCGAAGCGCGCCGCGTTCGATACGACGGGCGCGCTCGGCCCGAAGCTGTCGTATCGCTTCCATGCAAGCGATGCGCGCGCGAACGGTCTCGCCGAGCGGGCCGATACGCATACGACGGCCGTCGGCGGCGCGCTGAAGTTCGACGTGAGCCCGACGCTCACGCTGACGCTCGACTTCGACTATGGCCGCCAGATGCCGGCGGCCTACTATGGCGTGCCGGCGCCGAACGGCGTGCTCGATCCGTCGCTGCGCAAGCTCAACTACAACGTCGCCGACGCGTCGATTTCCTATTACGACCAATGGACGCGCCTGTCGGCGACCTACCGGCCGACGGCCGGCGTGACGATCGACAACCAGCTCTACTACCTGACGTCGAATCGCCACTGGCGCAATGCCGAATCGTATGCGCTCGATGCCGCGACGGGGCGCGTCACGCGCGGCGACTATCTCGACATCGGCCACCACCAGCGGCAGATCGGCGATCGGCTGAGTGCACGCTTCGACGGCACGCTGTTCGGCCGCGCGAACCGCTTCGTCGTCGGCACGGAATTCAGCCAGATCACGTTCAGCGGCACCAACAATTCGCCGTACGGCGGCGAATCGATGGTGCCCGCGCACGGCTTCGACCCTGGCGTGTTCACGAGCCCCGACCCGACGGTGCCGCAGTTCAGCACGCGCGCGCGGCAGGCGGCGGTGTTCGCCGAGAACCGGCTCGAAGTGCTGCCGCGGCTCGCGTGGGTGAGCGGGCTGCGCTACGACCACATCGCGTTCAGCCGCGAGCAGGCAGCGACCGGCGCGGGCTTCGACAAGCGTTTCGCGAACGTCGGCTGGCGCACCGGCTTCGTGTTCGAAGTCGCGCCGACGCTCAGCGCGTATGCGCAGTACACGACGGGCGCGGAGGGCCTCGGCTCGCTCGTGACGCTGTCCGCGTCGCAGGCGGGCTACCGGCTCGCGACCGGCGAACAGTGGGAAGCCGGCGTCAAGCAGACGTTGCTCGACGGCCGCGCATACTGGACGTTCGCCGTGTACGACATCACGAAGCGCAACCTGCTCAGCACCGATCCGTTCAATCCCGCGCGGCGCCAGCAGGTCGGCCGGCAATCGTCGCGCGGCCTCGAGCTGACGGGCGGCGCGCGGCTGCCGCACGGCTGGACGGTCGATGCGAACGTCGCGCTGCTGCGCGCGCGCTATGACGCGTTCAACCAGAAGGTCGGCAGCGCGACGGTGTCGCACGCCGGCAATACGCCGGCCAACGTGCCGCGGCAGACGGCGAACCTGTGGCTCGGCTGGGCGTTTGCCGAGCGCTGGCAGGCGAACGCGGGCGTGCGCTACGTCGGCGCGACCTACGGCGACGACGCGAACCGCGTGCAGGTGCCGTCGTACACGGTGTTCGACGCGTCGCTGCGCTGGCAGCCGACGTCGCGCACCGAGCTGGCGCTGATCTTGCGCAACCTCGCGAACCGCACGTATGCGGTGACGACGTCGAACGCCGGCGAGCAATGGCTGCTCGGCCCGTCGCGCTCGGCGGAGCTCGTCGCGACGATGCGCTTCTGA
- a CDS encoding ABC transporter ATP-binding protein produces the protein MHMLDIERVSWSPGGAITVLDSVTLSVADGEFVGLVGPNGSGKTSLLRCVFRYARPDAGRVALDAQDVWRMRPRAVAQRIAVLQQETPDDFGLTVDELVGMGRTPHQRPFDAETADDRRIVESALHDVGLVERRAQRFASLSGGEKQRALLARALAQQPELLLLDEPTNHLDLRHQLELLARVRRLGIATLATIHDLNLAAAYCDRLHVLAHGRVVASGVPADVLTEALLRDVFGVAALVDRHPVTGRPRITPLHPE, from the coding sequence ATGCACATGCTCGACATCGAACGCGTGAGCTGGTCTCCCGGCGGCGCGATCACCGTGCTCGATTCGGTGACGCTGAGCGTGGCCGACGGCGAGTTCGTCGGGCTGGTCGGCCCGAACGGCAGCGGCAAGACGAGCCTGCTGCGCTGCGTGTTCCGTTACGCGCGGCCCGATGCCGGCCGTGTCGCGCTCGATGCGCAGGACGTGTGGCGCATGCGGCCGCGCGCGGTCGCGCAGCGCATCGCGGTGCTGCAGCAGGAGACGCCGGACGATTTCGGGCTGACGGTCGACGAACTGGTCGGCATGGGGCGCACGCCGCACCAGCGGCCGTTCGACGCGGAGACGGCGGACGATCGCCGGATCGTCGAATCCGCGCTGCACGACGTCGGCCTCGTCGAGCGCCGTGCGCAGCGCTTCGCGTCGCTGTCGGGCGGCGAGAAGCAGCGTGCGCTGCTGGCCCGCGCACTCGCTCAGCAGCCCGAACTGCTGTTGCTCGACGAACCGACCAACCATCTCGACCTGCGCCATCAGCTCGAACTGCTCGCGCGCGTGCGGCGCCTCGGCATCGCGACGCTCGCCACGATTCACGACCTCAATCTCGCGGCCGCGTATTGCGACCGGCTCCACGTGCTCGCGCACGGCAGGGTCGTCGCGTCGGGCGTGCCGGCCGACGTGCTGACCGAAGCGCTGCTGCGCGACGTGTTCGGCGTCGCCGCGCTCGTCGATCGCCATCCCGTCACGGGCCGGCCGCGCATCACGCCGCTTCATCCGGAATGA